In a single window of the Aquicella siphonis genome:
- the fliS gene encoding flagellar export chaperone FliS: MKSSNDAYAEIETTTDVMTASSHRLIQLMIDKCLQHIELAKTHLLAGDIQKKCQSIAKALDIVEYLRICLNHNDERSKDLSSLLDALYAYLQKNLVQANIKNDIHCLDEAKKILGTLKEGWDGIG, encoded by the coding sequence ATGAAAAGCTCAAACGACGCCTATGCTGAAATAGAAACAACGACAGATGTGATGACAGCTTCAAGCCACCGCTTGATTCAACTCATGATTGATAAATGCCTGCAGCACATTGAATTGGCAAAAACACACCTGCTGGCCGGTGATATACAAAAAAAATGTCAGTCGATAGCGAAGGCGCTCGACATTGTTGAATACCTGCGTATTTGCCTCAATCACAATGATGAACGGTCAAAAGACTTGTCTTCTCTATTGGATGCGCTTTATGCGTATCTGCAAAAAAACCTGGTCCAGGCAAATATCAAAAATGATATTCATTGCCTGGATGAAGCGAAAAAAATACTGGGAACCTTGAAAGAAGGATGGGATGGCATTGGATGA
- the flgB gene encoding flagellar basal body rod protein FlgB, whose amino-acid sequence MADSIFGVSEKALQLTEERSVMLTNNLVNSSTPHYKARDIDFHQALQDANQAYSLNRTNPNHIEPENQVSGQPILYRVPMQMSLDGNTVDDEIERKNFIENALRYQVSLTFVQNKSDELMKAIKGE is encoded by the coding sequence ATGGCAGATTCAATTTTTGGGGTTTCAGAAAAAGCCTTGCAATTGACAGAAGAGCGCAGCGTCATGCTGACCAATAACCTGGTTAACAGCAGTACGCCGCATTATAAGGCGCGAGACATTGATTTTCACCAGGCGCTGCAAGATGCCAATCAGGCGTATTCGCTCAACAGAACCAATCCCAATCACATCGAGCCTGAAAATCAGGTCAGCGGACAGCCGATTCTTTATCGTGTGCCCATGCAAATGAGTCTCGACGGAAACACGGTTGATGATGAGATTGAGCGTAAAAACTTTATTGAAAATGCGCTGCGATATCAAGTCAGTTTGACATTTGTTCAGAATAAATCAGATGAACTCATGAAAGCGATCAAGGGAGAATAA
- the flgC gene encoding flagellar basal body rod protein FlgC yields MSAPIKSLEQVLTNAASGLSAQSIRMNTIASNLANAGSVGSTEESTYHTKYPVFSEVKQGLAGMGQDDQPVGGVRVSSVKDSQKPLEKRYEPSHPLADKDGYVYMTDVNPISEMTNMISASKEYQANVEIMNTTKNLIMQTLSVINTK; encoded by the coding sequence ATGTCGGCACCGATTAAAAGCCTTGAGCAGGTGTTAACAAATGCAGCAAGCGGTTTGAGCGCGCAAAGCATTCGCATGAATACCATCGCGAGTAATCTTGCAAACGCGGGAAGTGTCGGGTCCACTGAAGAAAGCACTTATCATACCAAATATCCGGTGTTCAGCGAAGTCAAACAGGGTCTGGCAGGGATGGGACAAGATGATCAGCCTGTTGGAGGGGTCAGGGTCTCAAGCGTCAAGGATAGCCAGAAACCGCTTGAAAAGCGCTATGAACCCAGTCATCCGCTCGCAGACAAGGACGGGTATGTATACATGACGGATGTCAATCCCATATCAGAGATGACGAACATGATCTCTGCTTCCAAGGAGTATCAGGCCAACGTTGAAATCATGAATACGACAAAAAACCTGATCATGCAGACATTGAGTGTAATCAATACTAAATAG
- a CDS encoding flagellar hook assembly protein FlgD, whose amino-acid sequence MTIIKDSLSSDGMGYDLNGMKSEAQGGKKELSKDDFMTIFLTQMRMQSPLKPYDSAQMLQQMSMLTSLTATEELQKTIQSLGMSISKSQVMSASQLIGKKVQIPSGVSPLVTGEGLSGSVILPGEVSDVTITIKDKDGKVVKTINKGSSGSGVLDFDWDGKDADGNDLKPDFYKISAIATMDGKKIDVPTAGTFKVGSVAMNPTNGAVILNVDGLGGVDMGEIIKIL is encoded by the coding sequence ATGACAATTATCAAGGATTCATTAAGCTCGGACGGCATGGGTTACGATCTTAACGGAATGAAAAGTGAAGCGCAGGGCGGAAAAAAGGAATTGTCAAAAGATGATTTCATGACCATCTTTTTGACGCAAATGCGCATGCAGAGTCCGCTAAAGCCGTATGACAGCGCACAAATGCTTCAGCAAATGTCCATGCTGACATCCTTGACGGCAACGGAAGAACTGCAAAAAACCATACAAAGTCTTGGCATGAGCATCTCAAAGTCGCAAGTCATGTCTGCATCACAGTTGATAGGGAAAAAAGTGCAAATTCCATCAGGCGTCAGTCCTCTGGTAACGGGTGAGGGATTGAGCGGCTCGGTCATCCTGCCCGGCGAAGTATCTGACGTGACCATTACGATCAAGGACAAGGATGGCAAGGTCGTGAAAACGATAAACAAAGGTTCGTCCGGATCGGGTGTGCTGGACTTCGACTGGGATGGGAAAGATGCGGATGGAAATGATTTGAAGCCGGATTTTTATAAAATATCGGCCATCGCGACCATGGACGGGAAAAAAATTGATGTTCCCACGGCGGGCACTTTTAAAGTGGGAAGTGTGGCGATGAACCCTACCAATGGCGCTGTGATACTCAATGTTGACGGTCTCGGCGGCGTGGATATGGGTGAAATAATCAAAATATTGTAG
- a CDS encoding flagellar hook protein FlgE — MGIGNIADTGMRAAMSNMEVISHNIANANTIGFKKSFINFADIYPSANGASNQIGLGVDVSSVNQNFATGSYTYTNQPLDLGINGNGFFIVKDPSSGQISYTRAGRFEPKQGYITFGNHRLQGFTAVNGTIPAGSSITDLQISNASLPASATTNVQIKVNLDSNSTVPGSVFDPNDSTSYNYQSTANIYDSLGNTHAVTSYYVKTAANNWNVNVYVDGVSVGSGSMTFTTSGQLSSSTGLGSLSYSPTTGATSPQAFALDMTGSTQYGSANSVNLTEANGYAPGLFSGVNIDSDGKVYMQYTNSQKLLAGQVAIANFQSPEGLIDIGNMSWIASADSGSAIVNQNNSIGNIRTGYVELSNVDLTTEMVNLLSAQHTFQANAQVENTYNEVMQTVIKL, encoded by the coding sequence ATGGGTATTGGAAATATTGCAGATACGGGTATGCGGGCTGCCATGTCCAACATGGAAGTGATCAGTCATAATATTGCAAATGCGAACACCATAGGATTCAAGAAATCATTCATTAATTTCGCAGACATCTATCCGTCAGCGAACGGCGCGTCCAATCAGATCGGCTTGGGTGTGGACGTATCCAGCGTGAACCAGAATTTCGCAACGGGAAGTTACACTTATACCAATCAGCCTCTGGACCTGGGAATTAACGGTAACGGATTTTTCATTGTCAAGGATCCTTCATCGGGACAAATCAGTTATACCCGGGCGGGACGCTTTGAACCCAAGCAAGGCTATATCACTTTTGGCAATCATAGGCTACAGGGATTTACCGCGGTCAATGGCACCATACCTGCCGGCAGCAGCATCACGGATTTACAGATCAGCAACGCTTCATTGCCTGCCAGCGCCACGACCAACGTCCAGATCAAGGTCAATCTTGACTCAAATTCCACCGTACCAGGCAGTGTTTTTGATCCCAATGATTCCACAAGTTATAACTATCAGTCCACCGCCAACATCTATGACAGCCTGGGCAACACACATGCCGTGACGTCATATTATGTGAAGACAGCTGCCAATAACTGGAATGTGAATGTCTATGTTGATGGTGTGTCGGTCGGTTCCGGATCAATGACGTTTACAACCAGCGGCCAGCTTTCGTCCTCTACCGGCTTAGGCAGTCTGAGCTATTCTCCAACGACGGGCGCGACATCGCCGCAAGCGTTTGCGCTCGACATGACCGGCTCCACGCAATACGGGAGCGCCAATTCAGTAAACCTGACTGAGGCGAATGGATATGCGCCAGGCTTGTTTTCAGGCGTGAATATCGATAGTGACGGCAAGGTGTATATGCAGTATACGAATAGCCAAAAGCTGCTGGCGGGACAGGTCGCCATTGCAAATTTCCAGTCGCCTGAAGGACTGATTGACATTGGCAATATGTCCTGGATTGCTTCCGCCGATTCGGGTTCCGCGATTGTTAACCAGAATAATAGCATCGGTAACATCCGCACCGGATACGTTGAACTTTCCAATGTGGACTTGACCACGGAAATGGTGAATCTACTCAGTGCGCAACACACTTTCCAGGCCAATGCACAGGTGGAAAATACTTACAATGAAGTCATGCAGACAGTGATCAAGCTCTAA